The following coding sequences are from one Arthrobacter sp. PvP023 window:
- a CDS encoding metal-dependent transcriptional regulator has translation MTDLIDTTEMYLRTILELEEENIVALRARIAERLRHSGPTVSQTIGRMERDGLVVVSGDRHLELTETGRKRATEVMRKHRLAERLLADVIGLDWAYVHDEACRWEHVMSERVERRIFELLDHPTVSPYGNPIPGLAALGGQPTPAFTDGVVNLLDAMAGYGADSRITVSRLAEPIQVEPELLVQLDEGGIRPGASLALERVGEYISVRVPEIEGALELPPEVAAHVFVTVR, from the coding sequence ATGACGGATCTGATCGACACCACGGAGATGTATCTTCGGACAATCTTGGAGCTTGAGGAAGAGAACATCGTTGCTCTCCGTGCGCGGATTGCCGAACGGCTGCGCCACTCCGGCCCCACTGTTTCGCAGACCATCGGCCGGATGGAACGCGACGGACTGGTGGTTGTTTCGGGCGACCGGCACCTTGAGCTCACCGAAACAGGCCGGAAACGGGCTACCGAGGTTATGCGCAAGCACCGCCTTGCGGAGCGGCTCCTCGCCGACGTCATCGGCCTCGACTGGGCGTATGTCCATGACGAAGCCTGCCGCTGGGAACACGTCATGAGCGAGCGGGTTGAGCGGCGCATCTTCGAGCTCCTGGACCATCCCACGGTTTCCCCTTACGGCAACCCCATTCCCGGCCTGGCGGCACTTGGCGGACAGCCCACTCCCGCGTTCACCGACGGAGTGGTGAACCTTCTTGACGCCATGGCCGGATACGGGGCCGACTCCCGCATTACCGTGAGCCGCCTGGCCGAGCCCATCCAGGTTGAGCCGGAGCTGCTGGTCCAGCTCGATGAAGGCGGCATCCGGCCGGGGGCGTCCCTCGCCCTGGAGCGCGTGGGGGAGTACATCTCGGTGCGCGTACCCGAGATCGAAGGCGCCCTGGAACTGCCGCCCGAAGTTGCGGCCCACGTATTTGTTACGGTCCGCTAA
- a CDS encoding C40 family peptidase: MPANAADTNLGVSASTESGSQSAQLTVTAEPTATVSFERPAVTTKAAPKVETVRAQSTGTDASETSTEADGEAKASKLADAASSAAASGLAAIAYTGIGSPYVWGGTTPSGWDCSGFTQWVYAQAGISIPRTNAWTAMTPTATPAPGDLVMQNGGAHVGIYVGNGMMISALNPSQGTLLHAVSATGTSAFYTLR; this comes from the coding sequence ATGCCGGCAAATGCCGCCGATACCAACCTGGGCGTTTCCGCTTCGACGGAGTCCGGCTCACAGTCGGCCCAGCTGACCGTAACTGCAGAACCCACAGCGACTGTTTCCTTCGAGCGTCCGGCAGTGACCACGAAGGCAGCGCCCAAGGTTGAAACCGTTCGGGCACAGTCCACCGGTACGGACGCCAGCGAGACCTCCACTGAGGCTGACGGAGAGGCCAAGGCAAGCAAGCTTGCTGACGCCGCATCTTCCGCAGCAGCATCGGGCCTCGCTGCCATCGCTTACACCGGTATCGGCAGCCCTTACGTCTGGGGCGGTACCACTCCCAGCGGCTGGGACTGCTCAGGCTTCACGCAGTGGGTATACGCACAGGCCGGCATCAGCATCCCCCGCACCAACGCATGGACAGCCATGACGCCTACCGCCACCCCGGCGCCGGGCGATCTTGTCATGCAAAACGGCGGCGCCCACGTTGGCATCTACGTCGGCAACGGCATGATGATCAGCGCGCTCAACCCCTCGCAGGGCACTCTCCTGCACGCTGTGTCCGCCACGGGCACCTCTGCGTTCTACACGCTTCGCTAA
- a CDS encoding NlpC/P60 family protein, with translation MTTRAIARHRAEVTKTNSLAVIAKAVGDNAGGMGRQAAVIAAASGLVLTSGIAANAADTNVQREATSASTLEVQSSAPANISAASSIAISFEKPAVSTSPAPVVEAPKPVVEVQEAAPAAAPAAVAETVSAPAAPAAPAAPAAASGNGASIAAAAYAQLGVAQDCTALATNALAAVGINYHGWPAGYLSLGRTVSAAEAQPGDLAYYENGGMGMAHIAVYVGNGQAVHGGWNGGTTSLFSVNVGSGPVFIRVGG, from the coding sequence ATGACTACTCGTGCCATCGCACGGCATCGCGCCGAGGTTACAAAGACCAACTCGCTTGCTGTCATTGCCAAGGCCGTCGGCGACAACGCCGGTGGCATGGGCCGTCAGGCTGCGGTTATCGCTGCTGCCTCCGGTCTGGTCCTGACGAGCGGTATCGCAGCCAACGCTGCCGACACCAATGTTCAGCGCGAAGCAACCTCTGCTTCCACCCTGGAAGTCCAGTCTTCCGCTCCGGCCAACATCTCGGCTGCATCCAGCATCGCCATCTCCTTCGAGAAGCCGGCTGTTTCCACCTCCCCGGCTCCGGTCGTTGAGGCTCCCAAGCCGGTTGTTGAAGTTCAGGAAGCTGCTCCCGCGGCCGCTCCGGCTGCCGTTGCAGAGACTGTGTCCGCCCCGGCGGCTCCGGCTGCCCCTGCGGCCCCCGCCGCTGCCAGCGGAAACGGCGCTTCGATCGCAGCTGCGGCGTACGCCCAGCTCGGCGTTGCCCAGGACTGCACCGCCCTTGCCACCAACGCGCTTGCGGCCGTAGGCATCAACTACCACGGCTGGCCGGCCGGTTACCTTTCCCTGGGCCGTACCGTGAGTGCAGCCGAGGCACAGCCAGGCGACCTCGCATACTACGAGAACGGCGGCATGGGCATGGCCCACATCGCTGTATACGTCGGCAACGGCCAGGCCGTGCACGGTGGCTGGAACGGCGGAACCACTTCCCTGTTCAGCGTCAACGTCGGCTCCGGCCCGGTCTTCATCCGCGTTGGCGGCTAA
- a CDS encoding DUF6457 domain-containing protein, with amino-acid sequence MKSQDETLEDWCRALLQAFELEDVEVDVNEVLALAGVAAHSVVRPAAPLTTFIAGFAAGMATGSGQAPDAVSMQAALGVARALAMDYAAVDPAVPGQPTVAGSGPVRTDHASGPSTNSGTTGA; translated from the coding sequence GTGAAAAGCCAGGACGAAACGCTGGAGGACTGGTGCCGGGCGCTGCTGCAAGCCTTCGAGCTGGAGGACGTCGAGGTCGATGTCAATGAAGTGCTCGCGCTGGCCGGTGTCGCGGCCCACTCCGTCGTGCGGCCGGCGGCGCCGCTGACCACCTTCATCGCAGGCTTCGCGGCGGGAATGGCGACGGGTTCGGGGCAGGCCCCGGACGCGGTGTCCATGCAGGCTGCCTTGGGCGTGGCGCGGGCGCTTGCCATGGACTATGCAGCAGTGGATCCGGCGGTGCCCGGACAGCCCACCGTGGCAGGTTCAGGCCCGGTTCGGACCGATCATGCCTCCGGCCCGTCCACCAACAGCGGGACCACCGGCGCATGA
- a CDS encoding M23 family metallopeptidase, with amino-acid sequence MTTQTVRGRRRATGPASEYPVAEAVMTVRPRDAHRDARRRRSLFSQVTDFASASGVGQKAGIALAATGLVLTVTVPSTGPMVSTSDTGSTAAASVAAQPEVSAAASAKIDFNRTAVATKGDPDGKLKQLLSAQSAGTITRAASTGSLGAPLEQMVTASPFGFRVSPITGGAGEFHRGQDYAAQCGTSVFAAASGTVTFSGWHPYGGGNRVVIDHGNGLETTYNHLSSSSVQVGQKVNRGDVVALSGTTGASTGCHLHFEVMVNGEVVDPLGWL; translated from the coding sequence TTGACCACGCAGACCGTCAGGGGCCGCCGCAGGGCGACAGGTCCCGCTTCGGAGTACCCCGTGGCCGAAGCCGTAATGACGGTCAGGCCGCGCGACGCACACCGTGATGCGCGCCGGCGCCGGAGCCTGTTCAGCCAGGTTACGGACTTCGCCTCGGCGAGCGGCGTGGGTCAGAAGGCGGGCATCGCGCTGGCCGCCACCGGACTGGTCCTTACCGTGACCGTACCGTCAACCGGCCCCATGGTCTCCACGTCAGACACGGGATCCACCGCCGCCGCATCAGTCGCGGCGCAGCCGGAGGTCTCCGCTGCCGCCAGCGCCAAGATCGACTTCAACCGGACCGCCGTAGCCACCAAGGGGGATCCGGACGGCAAGCTCAAGCAGTTGCTGAGCGCGCAGTCAGCCGGAACCATCACCCGCGCGGCATCCACCGGCAGCCTGGGCGCGCCGCTGGAACAGATGGTCACCGCATCACCTTTCGGTTTCCGGGTTAGCCCGATCACGGGCGGAGCCGGCGAGTTCCACCGTGGCCAGGACTACGCGGCCCAGTGCGGCACAAGCGTATTCGCCGCCGCCAGCGGAACCGTGACCTTCTCCGGCTGGCACCCCTACGGCGGTGGCAACCGTGTGGTGATTGACCACGGCAACGGCCTGGAAACCACGTACAACCACCTCTCGTCGTCCAGTGTCCAGGTTGGCCAGAAGGTCAACCGCGGCGACGTGGTGGCGCTCAGCGGGACCACCGGCGCCTCCACCGGCTGCCACCTCCACTTTGAAGTGATGGTCAACGGCGAAGTCGTCGACCCGCTCGGCTGGCTCTGA
- a CDS encoding molybdenum cofactor guanylyltransferase: MEFDALILAGGRSSRLGGVPKSQLMYDGATLLSRSLSAAAGARATVVVGPDPGELPAGVLTCREEPAFTGPAAAIAAGMGALERARGPLRAAMTLILACDMPKADQAVAALRAALADHGPAPAGPDGVMSASLDGRSQPLAGLYSTAALQRSVDEMETSGGLAGASVFALLARLDVRTVTVPAGATDDVDTWDDATALGVSRQGS, translated from the coding sequence GTGGAGTTTGATGCCTTAATCCTGGCGGGCGGCCGGTCATCGCGCCTGGGCGGCGTGCCCAAGTCCCAGCTGATGTACGACGGCGCCACCCTCCTGTCGCGGTCGCTCTCGGCGGCTGCCGGAGCTCGCGCCACAGTGGTGGTGGGACCGGATCCCGGCGAACTGCCTGCCGGTGTCCTGACGTGCCGCGAGGAGCCTGCCTTTACGGGTCCCGCAGCGGCCATTGCTGCCGGTATGGGGGCACTGGAACGGGCGCGCGGTCCGCTCCGGGCCGCGATGACGCTGATTCTGGCCTGCGACATGCCCAAAGCGGACCAGGCAGTTGCCGCCCTTCGGGCCGCCCTCGCAGACCACGGCCCGGCCCCTGCAGGGCCGGATGGTGTCATGTCCGCTTCCCTCGACGGCCGCAGCCAACCGCTCGCAGGCCTTTATAGCACAGCTGCGCTACAACGTTCCGTTGACGAAATGGAGACGAGCGGGGGGCTTGCCGGGGCATCAGTGTTCGCCCTCCTTGCTAGGCTTGACGTGCGGACTGTTACCGTCCCCGCCGGTGCCACGGACGACGTGGACACCTGGGACGATGCCACCGCGCTAGGGGTGTCCCGCCAAGGGTCTTGA
- a CDS encoding molybdopterin molybdotransferase MoeA encodes MTAAPPDGGDAASDVPDRGDSSRLAATVEAEAGSVAAEAGSPGAGHTHLAHTWQEARQRSFDCATPIPPGPVALRNALGRTLAADITALQDMPHYASSAMDGWAVNGAGPWILAEPGQRLAPHQASPIVTGGLIPPGAKAVLRSESGMMTKDEDGLPVLALGGAARPGEPKNGQHIRKAGEEASAGDVLVKSGAVLNPAHLALAALAGHDSLRVQGKPVVRILLTGSEVVTAGLPAPGKVRDTFGPQLGAVVEMLGGICAGQEKIGDGYDEWLAALEDDGPEPDGPGEQAVADGSVLPEGPAAEEAPADVVITTGGTGGSGTDHLRRAVAELGGRLLIDGIAMRPGHPAVLAELPDGRFILGLPGNPLAAMMALCTVGAPLLAALGHGTLPPVHEVPCGAMIEPDPGRTRLMPFRLLYGMASPARHTGPGMMRGLAAADGVLVVPPHGVQLGEPVPAFALPWGAPIQAAEPAAAKPKTAPRKAPRKPSASDGPVDWSALLG; translated from the coding sequence ATGACGGCTGCGCCGCCGGACGGCGGTGACGCCGCCAGCGACGTTCCTGACCGCGGGGACTCCTCCCGCCTCGCTGCAACCGTCGAGGCCGAGGCCGGTTCCGTAGCGGCCGAGGCCGGATCCCCGGGTGCCGGGCACACCCATTTGGCGCACACCTGGCAGGAGGCCCGGCAGAGGTCATTCGATTGCGCCACACCCATCCCGCCGGGACCGGTGGCGCTCAGGAATGCGCTGGGCCGGACGCTCGCGGCGGATATTACGGCGCTCCAGGACATGCCCCACTACGCTTCATCCGCCATGGACGGCTGGGCAGTGAACGGGGCGGGCCCATGGATTTTGGCCGAACCCGGTCAAAGGCTTGCGCCGCATCAGGCCAGTCCCATTGTTACCGGCGGCCTCATACCACCGGGGGCCAAGGCCGTGCTCCGCAGCGAAAGCGGCATGATGACCAAGGACGAGGACGGGCTCCCCGTCCTGGCCCTTGGCGGCGCTGCAAGGCCCGGTGAACCGAAGAACGGGCAGCACATCCGGAAGGCGGGCGAGGAAGCGTCAGCCGGTGACGTCCTGGTCAAGAGCGGTGCAGTCCTCAACCCGGCCCATCTGGCACTCGCGGCACTGGCCGGCCACGACTCCCTCCGGGTCCAGGGGAAACCGGTGGTCAGGATCCTGCTGACAGGCTCCGAAGTGGTCACCGCGGGCCTGCCTGCGCCCGGCAAGGTCCGCGACACCTTCGGCCCGCAGCTTGGGGCCGTGGTTGAGATGCTCGGTGGCATCTGCGCCGGGCAGGAGAAAATCGGCGACGGCTACGACGAATGGCTGGCTGCCTTGGAAGACGACGGGCCGGAACCCGACGGTCCGGGGGAACAGGCCGTGGCGGACGGTTCCGTGCTGCCGGAAGGGCCGGCAGCGGAAGAGGCGCCTGCCGACGTCGTCATCACCACCGGCGGAACCGGCGGGTCCGGGACCGACCACCTCCGCCGCGCAGTCGCGGAACTGGGCGGGCGCCTGCTGATAGACGGCATCGCCATGCGCCCGGGACACCCGGCCGTCCTTGCTGAGCTGCCGGACGGCCGGTTCATCCTTGGCCTGCCCGGCAATCCCCTTGCCGCGATGATGGCCCTCTGCACGGTGGGCGCGCCCCTCCTGGCCGCCCTGGGCCACGGAACCCTCCCTCCGGTCCACGAGGTGCCATGCGGAGCGATGATTGAGCCTGATCCGGGGCGGACCCGGCTGATGCCCTTCAGGCTGCTCTACGGCATGGCGTCCCCTGCCCGGCACACGGGGCCCGGGATGATGCGCGGTCTGGCTGCTGCCGACGGCGTCCTTGTTGTTCCGCCGCACGGCGTTCAGCTGGGCGAGCCGGTGCCCGCCTTCGCGTTGCCCTGGGGCGCTCCGATCCAGGCGGCGGAACCCGCCGCCGCGAAGCCCAAGACCGCTCCCCGCAAGGCCCCGCGAAAGCCATCAGCTTCGGACGGGCCGGTGGACTGGAGCGCGCTGCTCGGCTAG
- a CDS encoding HNH endonuclease, with the protein MRTLVLNAGYEPLAVVTFRRALVLVLTGKASVVAEGDDPVVGPQEILGRPSVILLNRYIRPRYNTTTAVSRRGVLRRDAHRCAYCGKAAHTIDHVHPKSRGGADSWENLVAACLRCNNVKGDHTPAEMGWKLRFVPAPPHGTIWQIKELEKPTPAWDPFLLPESAA; encoded by the coding sequence ATGCGCACTCTCGTTCTTAATGCTGGATATGAACCGCTGGCGGTTGTAACCTTCCGCCGGGCGCTGGTTCTTGTGCTGACCGGAAAAGCTAGCGTAGTGGCCGAGGGCGACGATCCTGTCGTCGGGCCGCAGGAGATCCTGGGCCGTCCGTCCGTGATTCTCCTGAACCGTTACATCCGGCCGCGGTACAACACAACCACCGCGGTGAGCCGCCGGGGCGTTTTGCGCCGTGACGCACACCGCTGCGCCTATTGCGGTAAGGCAGCACACACCATTGACCACGTCCATCCGAAATCGAGGGGTGGTGCGGACTCCTGGGAAAACCTTGTGGCCGCCTGCCTTCGATGCAATAACGTGAAGGGCGACCACACGCCTGCCGAGATGGGCTGGAAGCTCAGGTTTGTGCCCGCGCCTCCGCACGGCACCATCTGGCAGATCAAGGAGCTGGAAAAGCCCACCCCTGCGTGGGACCCTTTCCTTCTGCCTGAATCCGCCGCCTGA
- the fdhD gene encoding formate dehydrogenase accessory sulfurtransferase FdhD, translating into MARMTQRRKIHRFVLDGSPQSLEFPVRHREDVLAVEEPLEIRLDSLPFTVTMRTPGDDFDLVAGFLVSEGIIWDPDQLISLRFCAGEDENGVQTFNVVEAQLRPDVARPDRGRNIFTSSSCGICGTDSIDAVRKSSHFSPAADPLTVPVETLSGLPDKLRAAQAVFDATGGVHAAGLFRINDDGGTELLCLREDVGRHNAVDKVVGWALRERLLPLAGTVLQVSGRASFELVQKAALAGIPVLAAVSAPSSLAVELAAASGMTLAGFSRGSTLNVYAGDHRVTAPAPVPG; encoded by the coding sequence GTGGCCCGCATGACGCAACGCCGCAAGATCCACAGGTTCGTCCTGGACGGTTCACCCCAGTCACTCGAATTTCCCGTGCGGCACCGGGAGGATGTCCTGGCTGTGGAGGAACCGCTGGAAATACGGCTGGATTCCCTTCCGTTTACCGTCACCATGCGCACGCCCGGCGACGATTTCGACCTCGTGGCCGGTTTCCTGGTCTCCGAGGGCATCATCTGGGACCCCGATCAGCTCATCTCCCTGCGGTTCTGCGCGGGCGAGGATGAGAACGGCGTGCAGACCTTCAACGTCGTGGAAGCGCAGCTCAGGCCGGACGTCGCCCGCCCTGACAGGGGACGCAACATCTTTACGTCAAGCTCGTGCGGCATCTGCGGGACCGATTCCATCGACGCCGTCCGCAAGTCGTCGCATTTCAGCCCGGCGGCTGATCCGCTGACCGTGCCCGTGGAGACGCTGTCCGGGCTCCCGGACAAGCTCCGTGCGGCGCAGGCCGTCTTCGACGCCACCGGGGGTGTCCACGCAGCGGGTCTCTTCAGGATCAACGACGACGGCGGTACGGAGTTGCTGTGCCTGCGCGAGGACGTTGGACGCCACAACGCCGTGGACAAGGTGGTGGGCTGGGCGCTGCGCGAACGGCTGCTGCCGCTGGCTGGGACGGTGTTGCAGGTCTCCGGCCGGGCATCCTTCGAACTCGTTCAGAAAGCGGCACTCGCCGGTATTCCGGTGCTCGCCGCCGTCAGCGCCCCTTCCAGCCTGGCCGTTGAACTTGCCGCCGCCAGCGGCATGACCCTGGCGGGCTTCAGCAGGGGTTCAACCCTCAACGTTTATGCCGGAGACCACCGTGTCACGGCTCCCGCCCCCGTGCCGGGCTAG
- a CDS encoding glycoside hydrolase family 38 C-terminal domain-containing protein, which yields MHDDRRITEVRLDRFMRERVDPAVYSRSVPLNLSAWDVPDEPVSVLEALRHDFVPLEHGSAWGRPWSTKWLRLQGEVPDSWGTAPDTAVEIVVDLGFTRELPGFQCEGIAWRPDGTIIKAISPRNQYIPLKLLGSGMAVDFYVEAAANPDVAQGWTFAAMPYGDKATAGSDTKYRLGAMAIAELNQTVWELQQDVWTLSGLMHELPMELPRRHEILRALERMLDVMDPDDVPGTAAAGRAALAEVLSRPAYASAHQLVATGHAHIDSAWLWPVRETIRKCARTFSNVVALMDESPDFVFSCSSAQQLAWMKEFYPELFGRIREKVKAGQFVPVGGMWVESDTNMPGGEAMARQFIEGKKFFLDEFGVECREAWLPDSFGYSAALPQIVKAAGSKWFLTQKISWNQVNRMPHHTFNWEGIDGTRLFTHFPPVDTYNSELSGRELAHAERNYRDHGRGTVSLVPFGYGDGGGGPTREMIAAAHRTADLEGSPRVRIGTAANFFTQAQTEYTSLPVWVGEMYLELHRGTYTSQAKTKRGNRRSEHLLREAELWCATASVRTAGGFAYPAAELKRLWRLVLLQQFHDILPGSSIAWVHQDAERNYAAISEALEAIIADAARAMLGEGSREFLLNAAPHERSGVSALAAAEPVRSDHPVTVTEHAGGYILDNGVIRAVLDSNGLVTSLVDHASGRDAIAPGQYGNHLELHRDTPNEWDAWDIDEFYRRNVTSLTDAHSVTLERGGWDAVVVVERLAGASAITQRISLEAGSGSLGILTSVDWQEREKLLKIGFPLDVRADRSASETQFGHVFRPTHTNTSWEAAKFEICAHRWIHVAEPGYGVAVTNASSYGHDVTRSVRDDGGTTTTVRTSLLRAPKYPDPDADRGRHELLVTIRPGAAIADAVEEGYRTNLAPRIVRGANAVRPLFTVFNQGIVVESVKLAEDGSGDVIVRLYESLGERSEGILTANFDTREVQAVDLLERPVAGPGVETGRDSAKLTLRPFQLLTLRFAR from the coding sequence TTGCACGACGACCGCCGCATCACGGAAGTCCGTCTTGACCGCTTCATGCGCGAACGCGTGGACCCCGCGGTGTACTCCCGCAGCGTTCCGCTGAACCTCAGCGCCTGGGACGTTCCGGACGAGCCTGTCTCCGTTCTGGAGGCCCTCCGCCACGACTTCGTGCCGCTGGAGCACGGATCGGCGTGGGGCCGCCCCTGGAGCACCAAATGGCTGAGGCTGCAGGGTGAAGTGCCCGATTCCTGGGGCACGGCTCCCGATACCGCGGTGGAAATAGTGGTGGACCTCGGGTTCACCCGGGAGCTCCCGGGCTTTCAGTGCGAAGGGATCGCCTGGCGGCCGGACGGCACCATCATCAAGGCCATCTCGCCGCGGAACCAGTACATTCCACTGAAGCTCCTCGGCAGCGGGATGGCAGTGGACTTCTACGTGGAAGCCGCCGCCAACCCGGATGTTGCCCAGGGGTGGACTTTCGCGGCAATGCCCTACGGCGACAAGGCAACGGCGGGGAGCGACACCAAATACCGGCTGGGCGCCATGGCCATCGCCGAGCTCAACCAGACGGTGTGGGAACTGCAGCAGGACGTATGGACGCTCAGCGGACTCATGCATGAGCTCCCGATGGAACTGCCGCGTCGCCACGAGATCCTGCGCGCCCTGGAGCGGATGCTGGACGTCATGGATCCGGACGACGTTCCCGGCACCGCGGCTGCAGGCCGTGCAGCCCTGGCTGAGGTTCTCTCCCGCCCGGCGTACGCCTCGGCCCATCAGCTGGTCGCCACAGGCCACGCGCACATCGATTCGGCGTGGCTGTGGCCGGTCCGGGAGACCATCCGCAAGTGCGCGCGCACGTTCTCCAACGTCGTGGCCCTGATGGACGAGTCTCCTGACTTCGTTTTCTCCTGCTCGTCGGCGCAGCAGCTCGCGTGGATGAAGGAGTTCTATCCCGAGCTGTTCGGCCGGATCCGCGAGAAGGTCAAGGCGGGCCAATTCGTGCCGGTCGGCGGCATGTGGGTGGAATCCGACACCAACATGCCGGGCGGTGAGGCCATGGCCCGGCAGTTCATCGAAGGCAAGAAGTTCTTCCTCGACGAGTTTGGCGTGGAGTGCCGGGAGGCATGGCTGCCCGATTCCTTCGGCTACTCGGCTGCACTGCCGCAGATCGTCAAGGCTGCCGGCAGCAAGTGGTTCCTGACCCAGAAGATCTCCTGGAACCAGGTCAACAGGATGCCGCACCACACCTTCAACTGGGAAGGAATCGACGGCACTCGGCTGTTCACCCACTTCCCGCCCGTTGACACCTACAATTCGGAGCTGAGCGGCCGGGAACTGGCGCACGCGGAACGGAACTACCGCGATCACGGCCGCGGTACTGTCTCCCTGGTCCCGTTCGGCTACGGCGATGGCGGCGGCGGACCGACGCGGGAGATGATCGCCGCAGCCCACCGCACCGCCGACCTGGAAGGATCGCCGAGGGTCCGGATCGGAACGGCTGCGAATTTCTTCACCCAGGCGCAGACTGAATACACGTCCCTGCCCGTGTGGGTGGGGGAGATGTACCTGGAGCTGCACCGCGGGACCTACACCAGCCAGGCCAAGACCAAACGGGGTAACCGGCGCAGCGAACACCTGCTCCGCGAGGCCGAACTGTGGTGTGCCACGGCGTCCGTGCGCACCGCCGGCGGGTTCGCTTATCCGGCGGCCGAGCTGAAGCGACTATGGCGGCTGGTCCTGCTGCAGCAGTTCCACGACATCCTGCCCGGCAGTTCCATTGCCTGGGTCCATCAGGACGCAGAGCGGAACTACGCGGCCATCTCGGAAGCCCTTGAGGCCATCATTGCCGACGCCGCGCGCGCCATGCTCGGTGAGGGCAGCCGCGAGTTCCTGCTGAACGCCGCGCCGCACGAACGCAGCGGCGTATCCGCTCTGGCGGCCGCCGAACCTGTTCGGAGCGATCACCCGGTGACGGTCACCGAGCACGCCGGGGGATACATCCTGGACAACGGCGTGATCAGGGCCGTGCTGGACTCGAACGGACTCGTGACCTCCCTCGTCGACCATGCAAGCGGCCGCGATGCTATCGCCCCCGGCCAGTACGGGAACCATCTGGAACTCCACCGCGATACGCCCAACGAGTGGGACGCATGGGACATCGACGAGTTCTACCGCCGCAACGTCACCTCACTGACGGACGCGCATTCGGTGACGCTCGAGCGGGGCGGCTGGGACGCCGTCGTCGTGGTGGAGCGGCTGGCGGGCGCGTCCGCGATCACCCAGCGGATTTCGCTGGAGGCGGGGTCCGGCTCGCTGGGCATCCTGACCTCCGTGGATTGGCAGGAACGCGAAAAGCTGCTCAAGATCGGCTTCCCCCTGGACGTACGGGCGGACCGCTCAGCATCGGAGACGCAGTTCGGGCATGTCTTCCGGCCCACCCACACCAACACATCCTGGGAGGCAGCCAAGTTCGAAATCTGTGCCCACCGCTGGATCCACGTGGCGGAGCCGGGTTACGGTGTGGCGGTTACCAACGCCTCCAGCTACGGACACGATGTCACCCGCTCTGTGAGGGACGACGGCGGGACCACCACCACCGTCCGCACCTCGCTGCTGCGCGCACCCAAGTATCCGGATCCCGACGCCGACCGCGGGCGGCACGAGCTGCTGGTGACCATCAGGCCCGGGGCGGCCATTGCCGACGCCGTGGAGGAGGGCTACCGGACCAACCTGGCCCCGCGGATCGTGAGGGGCGCCAACGCTGTCCGTCCGCTGTTCACGGTGTTCAACCAGGGAATCGTGGTGGAGTCGGTGAAGCTGGCGGAGGACGGGTCCGGTGACGTCATTGTGCGTCTCTATGAGTCCCTGGGGGAGCGGTCCGAGGGGATCTTGACGGCCAATTTTGATACCAGGGAAGTGCAGGCAGTGGACCTGCTGGAGCGACCGGTAGCGGGCCCGGGTGTCGAAACCGGCCGGGATTCCGCCAAGCTGACGTTGCGTCCGTTCCAGCTGCTCACGCTGCGGTTTGCCCGCTGA